From Halobacteriovorax sp. GB3, a single genomic window includes:
- a CDS encoding DUF4416 family protein has translation MSDLKQASKGLFLGSFLFHNQYITKQELISFWESEFGESIYFQTDHCPMKEYYSKEMGDVEKLERFFLVSRVPMERESLVSLKVWADQLEKSYFQDDKRVFNLDIGLLTLENFSLATGKSYAHRIYLGQGVYSDLNHTFSNKSFEPLPWTYPDYKTSEFIDYLNYLRGILFLSLKK, from the coding sequence ATGAGTGATCTCAAACAAGCTTCCAAGGGTCTTTTTCTTGGAAGCTTTCTTTTTCATAATCAATACATCACAAAACAAGAATTGATCTCTTTTTGGGAGAGTGAATTTGGTGAATCGATCTATTTTCAGACCGATCACTGTCCCATGAAAGAGTATTATTCAAAAGAGATGGGAGACGTCGAAAAGTTGGAACGCTTCTTTCTCGTGAGTAGAGTTCCAATGGAAAGAGAAAGTCTTGTTTCACTTAAAGTTTGGGCCGATCAGCTCGAAAAATCGTATTTTCAAGACGATAAGAGAGTCTTTAATCTCGACATCGGCCTTTTGACTCTAGAGAATTTTAGCCTTGCTACCGGAAAGAGTTATGCTCATCGCATATATTTGGGGCAGGGTGTTTATAGCGATCTTAATCACACTTTTTCTAATAAATCTTTCGAGCCTCTACCTTGGACATATCCCGATTATAAAACCTCTGAATTTATTGATTATTTAAATTACTTAAGAGGAATTCTTTTTCTTTCATTAAAAAAATAA
- the pheS gene encoding phenylalanine--tRNA ligase subunit alpha: MIEQLESLFDSFEKSLQVLETQADVLNLKSDYLGKKGKVSEILKGLKDATPEQRKEIGPKANEIKDKIQLEMTKKLQEIEMKEINEKLAQNKIDITFKNSIKVGAQKHGGFHPRTLIRQEIEDIFLSMGFEVLDGPHVENEFYNFEALNIPGDHPARDMQDTFWFKDEKSEEGKKHLLRTHTSTVQVHGMLSRKPPFRFIAPGTVFRCERTDASHEMVFQQLEGMMVGKDISVGNLIYFMKVALKEIFKRDVEVRLRPGFFPFVEPGFELDIKCQVCSGKGCSVCKQTGWVELLPCGMVHPNVLKAGGIDPEEYNGFAFGLGLDRLVMMKYGIDDIRHLQSGDLRFNEQFKTY; encoded by the coding sequence ATGATCGAGCAGCTAGAAAGTTTATTTGATAGCTTTGAAAAATCACTCCAGGTCTTAGAGACTCAGGCCGATGTTTTAAATTTAAAGTCCGATTATCTCGGTAAAAAAGGAAAGGTATCTGAAATCTTGAAAGGTTTGAAAGATGCGACTCCAGAGCAGAGAAAAGAGATTGGTCCTAAGGCCAATGAGATTAAAGACAAGATTCAACTTGAGATGACAAAAAAGCTTCAAGAAATTGAGATGAAAGAAATCAATGAGAAGCTTGCCCAAAATAAAATTGATATTACTTTTAAAAATAGCATCAAAGTAGGTGCTCAAAAACACGGTGGTTTTCACCCAAGAACATTAATTCGCCAAGAAATTGAAGATATCTTCCTTTCTATGGGATTTGAAGTTCTCGATGGACCGCATGTGGAAAATGAGTTCTACAACTTTGAAGCACTTAATATTCCAGGAGACCACCCCGCAAGAGATATGCAGGATACATTCTGGTTTAAAGACGAAAAATCAGAGGAAGGGAAAAAGCACCTCCTAAGAACTCACACTTCAACAGTTCAAGTTCACGGGATGCTCTCGAGAAAACCTCCTTTCCGTTTTATTGCTCCGGGAACAGTGTTTCGTTGTGAAAGAACTGATGCTTCACATGAGATGGTCTTCCAACAACTTGAAGGTATGATGGTTGGTAAAGATATCAGCGTTGGTAACCTCATCTATTTTATGAAAGTGGCCCTTAAAGAAATTTTCAAAAGAGATGTCGAAGTTCGCCTTCGCCCGGGATTTTTCCCATTCGTTGAACCAGGTTTTGAACTCGATATTAAGTGTCAGGTTTGCTCTGGAAAGGGATGTTCTGTTTGTAAGCAAACAGGTTGGGTAGAGCTTCTTCCATGTGGGATGGTTCATCCTAATGTTCTAAAGGCCGGTGGAATTGATCCTGAGGAATATAATGGGTTTGCCTTTGGACTAGGTCTAGACCGTCTCGTTATGATGAAATATGGAATCGATGATATTCGCCACCTGCAGAGTGGAGATC